One Gossypium hirsutum isolate 1008001.06 chromosome A11, Gossypium_hirsutum_v2.1, whole genome shotgun sequence genomic window carries:
- the LOC107911858 gene encoding uncharacterized protein isoform X2 has protein sequence MSRRQTDSDLHRFTLWVLFLIAAISCCMAYYSFSVSLKGNSDTIFVGSSESWRGNEEEREGDGCCRGVEHLELWGDAMKWGSDFKLNSSEECCRACKEMCEGDDGPCLCDSWVFCGNKQDCGSRFGECWLKKQTDALDPDWRDSGDNVIWTSGLVFGKGEGIIKLKTEHGIVNVKLLSLQHCAGCQFYRAESRGNSWDLQGNHIEHAPYGPPYALIQGTVDAYGTVFKDIPQEACPTIRRGSIAWVGSGPDFFISLANHHEWKKAYTVFGQVLPEDMEIVEKISQLPTIPDVWSNVKVAVLERPVPLRFIRTKKSP, from the exons ATGAGTCGTAGGCAAACTGACTCAGACTTGCATCGTTTTACACTTTGGGTCCTTTTCTTGATAGCCGCAATCTCTTGTTGCATGGCCTACTATAGCTTCTCCGTCTCGTTGAAAGGAAATAGCGATACAATTTTCGTTGGTTCAAGTGAAAGTTGGAGGGGCAATGAAGAAGAACGAGAAGGAGATGGGTGTTGCAGGGGAGTTGAGCATTTAGAGCTCTGGGGTGATGCAATGAAATGGGGATCAGACTTCAAACTGAATTCTTCCGAAGAATGTTGTAGGGCTTGCAAGGAGATGTGTGAGGGTGACGATGGTCCTTGTTTGTGTGACTCTTGGGTGTTTTGTGGCAATAAACAAGATTGTGGGTCTCGATTTGGTGAG TGTTGGCTGAAAAAACAAACGGATGCCTTGGATCCTGATTGGCGAGACTCGGGTGATAACGTTATATGGACATCTGGTCTAGTCTTTGGTAAAGGAGAG GGTATTATTAAGTTGAAAACCGAGCATGGGATTGTTAATGTTAAA CTGTTGTCATTACAACATTGTGCTGGTTGCCAATTTTATCGTGCTGAAAGCCGAGGAAACTCTTGGGATCTTCAAGGAAATCACATTGAACAT GCTCCCTATGGCCCCCCATATGCACTAATTCAAGGAACAGTTGATGCGTATGGAACTGTATTTAAGGATATTCCACAAGAGGCTTGCCCCACTATAAGGAGAGGATCGATTGCTTGGGTTGGCTCTGGCCCAGACTTCTTTAtcagtctagcaaaccaccatgaGTGGAAAAAAGCATATACGGTGTTTGGTCAAGTTCTACCTGAAGATATGGAAATAGTGGAGAAAATTTCGCAGCTTCCAACCATACCCGATGTGTGGAGCAATGTTAAAGTAGCAGTGTTGGAAAGACCTGTTCCTTTACGATTCATAAGAACGAAGAAAAGTCCTTGA
- the LOC107911863 gene encoding ras-related protein RABD2b isoform X1 yields MNPEYDYLFKLLLIGDSGVGKSCLLLRFADDSYVESYISTIGVDFKIRTVEQDGKTIKLQIWDTAGQERFRTITSSYYRNPIQYEVYLLRGYGSI; encoded by the exons ATGAATCCCGAATA TGACTACCTGTTCAAGCTTCTGCTTATTGGAGATTCTGGTGTTGGAAAATCTTGTCTTCTTTTGAGATTTGCT GATGATTCATATGTAGAAAGCTACATAAGCACCATTGGGGTTGATTTT AAAATACGTACTGTGGAGCAGGATGGGAAAACCATTAAACTTCAAATT TGGGATACTGCTGGACAAGAACGCTTTAGGACAATCACTAGTAGCTACTACCGTAACCCCATACAGTATGAGGTTTATTTGCTTAGGGGTTATGGTTCAATTTAA
- the LOC107911860 gene encoding cyclin-U4-1, giving the protein MAELENPNVMPNLITFLSSLFQKVAESNDVNRRFKAQKVSVFHGLSRPTISIQNYLDRIYKYANCSPCCFIVAYVYLDRFAQRQPSLPINSFNVHRLLITSVMVAAKFMDDMYYNNAYYAKVGGISTTEMNFLEVDFLFGLGFQLNVTPNTFNTYYSYLKRETMLQQCPPSMVESSLSLGRSLNHHLCFNEEDSTHQNQQLAV; this is encoded by the exons ATGGCAGAGTTAGAGAACCCAAATGTGATGCCAAATCTCATAACATTTCTGTCTTCTCTTTTTCAAAAAGTGGCTGAATCTAACGATGTAAACCGTCGGTTTAAGGCTCAGAAAGTTTCAGTGTTTCACGGTCTGAGTCGACCAACTATCTCAATTCAAAACTACTTAGACCGAATTTACAAGTATGCAAATTGTAGCCCTTGTTGTTTTATTGTTGCATATGTTTATCTTGATCGGTTTGCTCAAAGGCAACCTTCATTGCCCATCAATTCATTCAACGTTCATCGCCTGCTTATCACAAGCGTGATGGTCGCTGCAAAGTTCATGGATGACAT GTATTACAACAATGCTTACTATGCAAAAGTAGGAGGAATCAGCACAACAGAAATGAACTTCCTAGAAGTGGATTTTCTGTTTGGATTGGGTTTCCAGTTAAATGTAACCCCCAATACCTTTAATACATACTACTCCTACCTGAAAAGAGAGACCATGTTGCAGCAATGTCCTCCAAGTATGGTGGAATCCTCTTTAAGCCTTGGAAGATCACTAAACCACCATTTATGTTTCAATGAAGAAGATTCCACCCATCAAAATCAACAATTAGCTGTTTAA
- the LOC107911861 gene encoding uncharacterized protein has product MKLREYCYCNIRKMGSPSSSTGRSWFKYFQYEEGRDSPSDARNVLLVVAGLIAAATFQAGVIPPGGVWQDSECGHVAGRAIYASQKHAFYIFLISNTLALSSSILVIISLTYKFPFHFEIFTASMMVTYASSIFAVTSHESVRFRFILTATAGPFVIRISIQMFNRCRLKFSQ; this is encoded by the coding sequence ATGAAACTCAGAGAATACTGTTACTGCAATATCAGAAAAATGGGGAGCCCTTCTTCGAGCACAGGTAGGAGTTGGTTTAAATATTTCCAGTACGAAGAAGGGCGAGACTCTCCAAGCGACGCTCGCAACGTTCTTTTGGTAGTGGCTGGTCTGATAGCCGCCGCCACCTTCCAAGCAGGTGTCATCCCACCGGGCGGGGTTTGGCAAGACAGTGAATGTGGGCACGTCGCAGGCAGGGCCATTTACGCCTCTCAAAAGCATGCCTTTTATATTTTCTTGATCTCGAACACCCTCGCTCTTTCCTCCTCGATTCTAGTCATCATCTCTCTGACGTATAAGTTCCCATTTCATTTCGAGATCTTTACGGCTTCCATGATGGTCACCTACGCATCATCTATTTTCGCCGTTACGTCTCATGAGTCTGTGAGGTTTCGCTTCATCTTGACGGCCACCGCTGGGCCATTTGTTATCCGAATTTCCATTCAGATGTTCAACAGGTGCAGACTCAAATTCTCCCAATAG
- the LOC107911863 gene encoding ras-related protein RIC1 isoform X2 → MNPEYDYLFKLLLIGDSGVGKSCLLLRFADDSYVESYISTIGVDFKIRTVEQDGKTIKLQIYQRLYFGDREIFLMLLWGLYCSLNI, encoded by the exons ATGAATCCCGAATA TGACTACCTGTTCAAGCTTCTGCTTATTGGAGATTCTGGTGTTGGAAAATCTTGTCTTCTTTTGAGATTTGCT GATGATTCATATGTAGAAAGCTACATAAGCACCATTGGGGTTGATTTT AAAATACGTACTGTGGAGCAGGATGGGAAAACCATTAAACTTCAAATT TATCAAAGACTTTATTTTGGTGATCGGGAAATTTTTTTAATGCTGTTGTGGGGCTTGTATTGTTCGCTTAATATTTGA
- the LOC107911862 gene encoding protein mago nashi homolog, protein MAAEEDSGEFYLRYYVGHKGKFGHEFLEFEFRPDGKLRYANNSNYKNDTMIRKEVFLTPAVLKECRRIIAESEIMKEDDNNWPEPDRVGRQELEIVMGNEHISFTTSKIGSLVDVQSSKDPEGLRIFYYLVQDLKCFVFSLISLHFKIKPI, encoded by the exons ATGGCGGCCGAGGAGGACAGCGGGGAGTTTTACCTCCGCTACTACGTGGGCCACAAAGGGAAATTCGGGCACGAGTTTTTGGAGTTCGAGTTCAGGCCAGATGGGAAGCTCCGGTACGCTAACAACTCCAACTACAAAAACGACACTATGATCCGCAAAGAGGTCTTCCTCACTCCTGCCGTTCTTAAGGAATGCCGCCGCATCATCGCCGAGAGCGAG ATAATGAAGGAAGATGATAACAATTGGCCAGAACCAGACCGTGTTGGGCGGCAAGAGCTTGAGATAGTGATGGGGAATGAGCACATCTCTTTCACAACTTCAAAGATTGGGTCCCTTGTTGATGTTCAGAGCAGTAAGGATCCTGAAGGTCTTCGCATATTTTATTATCTGGTTCAG GATTTGAAGTGCTTTGTATTCTCTCTTATCTCACTCCACTTCAAGATCAAGCCTATTTGA
- the LOC107911858 gene encoding uncharacterized protein isoform X1, translating into MSRRQTDSDLHRFTLWVLFLIAAISCCMAYYSFSVSLKGNSDTIFVGSSESWRGNEEEREGDGCCRGVEHLELWGDAMKWGSDFKLNSSEECCRACKEMCEGDDGPCLCDSWVFCGNKQDCGSRFGECWLKKQTDALDPDWRDSGDNVIWTSGLVFGKGEGIIKLKTEHGIVNVKLFPDCAPHSVYYILELLSLQHCAGCQFYRAESRGNSWDLQGNHIEHAPYGPPYALIQGTVDAYGTVFKDIPQEACPTIRRGSIAWVGSGPDFFISLANHHEWKKAYTVFGQVLPEDMEIVEKISQLPTIPDVWSNVKVAVLERPVPLRFIRTKKSP; encoded by the exons ATGAGTCGTAGGCAAACTGACTCAGACTTGCATCGTTTTACACTTTGGGTCCTTTTCTTGATAGCCGCAATCTCTTGTTGCATGGCCTACTATAGCTTCTCCGTCTCGTTGAAAGGAAATAGCGATACAATTTTCGTTGGTTCAAGTGAAAGTTGGAGGGGCAATGAAGAAGAACGAGAAGGAGATGGGTGTTGCAGGGGAGTTGAGCATTTAGAGCTCTGGGGTGATGCAATGAAATGGGGATCAGACTTCAAACTGAATTCTTCCGAAGAATGTTGTAGGGCTTGCAAGGAGATGTGTGAGGGTGACGATGGTCCTTGTTTGTGTGACTCTTGGGTGTTTTGTGGCAATAAACAAGATTGTGGGTCTCGATTTGGTGAG TGTTGGCTGAAAAAACAAACGGATGCCTTGGATCCTGATTGGCGAGACTCGGGTGATAACGTTATATGGACATCTGGTCTAGTCTTTGGTAAAGGAGAG GGTATTATTAAGTTGAAAACCGAGCATGGGATTGTTAATGTTAAA CTTTTTCCTGATTGTGCTCCACATTCTGTTTACTATATTCTTGAGCTGTTGTCATTACAACATTGTGCTGGTTGCCAATTTTATCGTGCTGAAAGCCGAGGAAACTCTTGGGATCTTCAAGGAAATCACATTGAACAT GCTCCCTATGGCCCCCCATATGCACTAATTCAAGGAACAGTTGATGCGTATGGAACTGTATTTAAGGATATTCCACAAGAGGCTTGCCCCACTATAAGGAGAGGATCGATTGCTTGGGTTGGCTCTGGCCCAGACTTCTTTAtcagtctagcaaaccaccatgaGTGGAAAAAAGCATATACGGTGTTTGGTCAAGTTCTACCTGAAGATATGGAAATAGTGGAGAAAATTTCGCAGCTTCCAACCATACCCGATGTGTGGAGCAATGTTAAAGTAGCAGTGTTGGAAAGACCTGTTCCTTTACGATTCATAAGAACGAAGAAAAGTCCTTGA
- the LOC107911858 gene encoding uncharacterized protein isoform X3 produces the protein MSRRQTDSDLHRFTLWVLFLIAAISCCMAYYSFSVSLKGNSDTIFVGSSESWRGNEEEREGDGCCRGVEHLELWGDAMKWGSDFKLNSSEECCRACKEMCEGDDGPCLCDSWVFCGNKQDCGSRFGECWLKKQTDALDPDWRDSGDNVIWTSGLVFGKGELFPDCAPHSVYYILELLSLQHCAGCQFYRAESRGNSWDLQGNHIEHAPYGPPYALIQGTVDAYGTVFKDIPQEACPTIRRGSIAWVGSGPDFFISLANHHEWKKAYTVFGQVLPEDMEIVEKISQLPTIPDVWSNVKVAVLERPVPLRFIRTKKSP, from the exons ATGAGTCGTAGGCAAACTGACTCAGACTTGCATCGTTTTACACTTTGGGTCCTTTTCTTGATAGCCGCAATCTCTTGTTGCATGGCCTACTATAGCTTCTCCGTCTCGTTGAAAGGAAATAGCGATACAATTTTCGTTGGTTCAAGTGAAAGTTGGAGGGGCAATGAAGAAGAACGAGAAGGAGATGGGTGTTGCAGGGGAGTTGAGCATTTAGAGCTCTGGGGTGATGCAATGAAATGGGGATCAGACTTCAAACTGAATTCTTCCGAAGAATGTTGTAGGGCTTGCAAGGAGATGTGTGAGGGTGACGATGGTCCTTGTTTGTGTGACTCTTGGGTGTTTTGTGGCAATAAACAAGATTGTGGGTCTCGATTTGGTGAG TGTTGGCTGAAAAAACAAACGGATGCCTTGGATCCTGATTGGCGAGACTCGGGTGATAACGTTATATGGACATCTGGTCTAGTCTTTGGTAAAGGAGAG CTTTTTCCTGATTGTGCTCCACATTCTGTTTACTATATTCTTGAGCTGTTGTCATTACAACATTGTGCTGGTTGCCAATTTTATCGTGCTGAAAGCCGAGGAAACTCTTGGGATCTTCAAGGAAATCACATTGAACAT GCTCCCTATGGCCCCCCATATGCACTAATTCAAGGAACAGTTGATGCGTATGGAACTGTATTTAAGGATATTCCACAAGAGGCTTGCCCCACTATAAGGAGAGGATCGATTGCTTGGGTTGGCTCTGGCCCAGACTTCTTTAtcagtctagcaaaccaccatgaGTGGAAAAAAGCATATACGGTGTTTGGTCAAGTTCTACCTGAAGATATGGAAATAGTGGAGAAAATTTCGCAGCTTCCAACCATACCCGATGTGTGGAGCAATGTTAAAGTAGCAGTGTTGGAAAGACCTGTTCCTTTACGATTCATAAGAACGAAGAAAAGTCCTTGA
- the LOC107911864 gene encoding nitrate regulatory gene2 protein, whose product MGCTASKLDNEDTVRRCKDRRRLMKEAVHARHQLAAAHADYCRSLRVAGAALSTFAAGEPLSVSDETPAVLLHPATPSPPTANLIPPRAPPSPSPPPPPPPPLSPSPSPSPSPSPTIASSKLPHILSASSLPSPTPNRRRPRKLPPKLPHILSESSPCSSPQSSKSGFSNSFFPAAYQNNSTYSTTPSQTSSVWNWENFYPPSPPDSEFFEQKLQQQQRMQQLPHRQHHLDSNNPEYTEDTETEKSEYDFFRPQNLNHRYDSNSVNSKRNFDEETEREEVQCSEWGDHDRYTTSSSSDEDEEEDDDVASRSEIGDRSNFGSSMIEESEKFHHLHHQTPPSVQPRMYGAVAGTKMDNKSEDAGSSAGSYKTGAMMEMKVVVRHRDLKEIVDAIKEKFDKAAAAGDQVSEMLEISRAQLDKNFRQLKKTVYHSSSMFSNLSSSWTSKPPLAVKYRLDATALNESGGSKSLCSTLDRLLAWEKKLYDEVKAREGVKIEHEKKLSTLQSQEYKGEDETKIDKTKASITRLQSLIIVTSQAVSTTSTAIIGLRDSDLVPQLIEICHGFRYMWGSMHQYHEIQNNIVQQVRGLINRSGKGDSTSELHRQATRDLESAVSAWHSSFCRLMKFQRDFIHSIHGWFKLTLRPVSNDNVDRNGKTDLSDVYAFCDEWKLALERVPDTVASEAIKSFINVVHVISVKQTEELKIKKRTETASKELEKKASSLRNIERKFYHSYSMVGIGLPDSGADHGQVLDARDPLAEKKSELAGCQRRVEDEMLRHAKAVEVTRAMTLNNIQTGLPGVFQALTSFSALFTEALDSVCSCSYRIK is encoded by the exons ATGGGCTGTACGGCGTCGAAGCTAGACAACGAAGACACGGTAAGGAGATGCAAAGACAGGCGCCGCCTGATGAAGGAGGCCGTTCACGCTCGGCATCAATTAGCCGCCGCTCACGCCGATTACTGCCGTTCTCTCCGTGTTGCTGGCGCTGCTCTCTCCACCTTCGCAGCTGGTGAACCCCTTTCCGTCTCTGACGAAACCCCTGCCGTCCTCCTCCACCCCGCCACCCCATCTCCACCAACTGCTAATCTGATCCCTCCACGTGCCCCTCCATCTCCCTCCCCTCCTCCTCCTCCGCCTCCTCCTTTATCTCCTTctccttccccttccccttccccttctcCGACAATTGCTAGCTCCAAACTCCCTCACATACTCTCGGCTTCAAGCCTCCCATCTCCTACACCCAATCGTCGTCGGCCACGTAAATTGCCCCCGAAACTCCCGCACATTTTGTCCGAATCGAGTCCTTGTTCTTCTCCTCAAAGCTCAAAATCCGGTTTTTCCAACAGCTTTTTCCCAGCGGCTTATCAAAATAATTCCACTTACTCAACCACTCCTTCTCAGACTTCTTCCGTTTGGAACTGGGAAAACTTTTACCCTCCATCTCCACCGGACTCCGAATTCTTTGAACAAAAATTACAACAACAGCAGCGAATGCAACAACTACCTCATCGGCAGCATCATTTGGATTCAAACAACCCCGAATATACGGAAGATACCGAGACGGAAAAATCAGAATACGATTTCTTCCGTCCACAAAACCTGAATCACCGTTACGATTCCAATTCCGTTAACTCCAAGCGTAATTTTGACGAGGAAACGGAAAGGGAAGAAGTGCAATGCAGTGAATGGGGAGACCACGATCGTTACACTACAAGCAGTTCATCGGATGAAGACGAGGAGGAAGATGATGACGTCGCATCCAGATCCGAGATTGGGGATCGCTCCAATTTCGGTTCTTCGATGATAGAGGAGTCTGAGAAGttccatcatcttcatcatcagaCTCCTCCTTCGGTACAGCCGCGGATGTATGGGGCCGTCGCGGGGACTAAAATGGACAATAAATCGGAGGATGCGGGATCGTCGGCGGGGAGTTATAAAACGGGTGCTATGATGGAGATGAAGGTGGTAGTTAGACATAGGGATTTGAAAGAGATTGTCGATGCGATCAAAGAGAAATTCGATAAAGCTGCCGCCGCCGGAGATCAGGTCTCGGAGATGCTCGAGATCAGTAGAGCTCAGCTTGATAAAAATTTCAGGCAATTGAAAA AGACTGTGTATCATTCAAGTAGCATGTTCAGTAACTTGAGCTCAAGCTGGACTTCAAAACCGCCGTTGGCGGTGAAATATCGGCTCGACGCGACCGCGCTCAATGAATCGGGCGGTTCAAAGAGCCTTTGTTCTACTTTAGACCGGCTCTTGGCTTGGGAGAAGAAGCTCTACGACGAAGTCAAG GCTAGAGAAGGAGTAAAGATTGAGCATGAGAAAAAATTGTCGACGTTGCAAAGTCAAGAATACAAGGGGGAGGACGAAACCAAAATAGACAAAACCAAGGCATCAATAACACGGCTGCAGTCGCTAATTATTGTCACATCCCAGGCTGTCTCTACCACCTCTACTGCCATTATTGGGCTTAGAGACAGTGATCTTGTTCCACAGCTTATTGAAATATGTCATGG CTTCAGGTATATGTGGGGGTCGATGCATCAATATCATGAAATTCAGAATAATATTGTGCAGCAAGTCCGTGGTCTTATAAACAGATCGGGAAAAGGTGATTCAACTTCTGAACTGCATCGGCAGGCAACGCGTGATCTTGAGTCCGCTGTCTCTGCCTGGCACTCTAGTTTTTGCCGTTTAATGAAATTTCAACGGGATTTTATCCACTCCATCCATGGCTGGTTCAAGCTCACCCTTCGTCCTGTCAGCAATGACAATGTTGACCGCAATGGTAAAACAGATCTCTCTGATGTATACGCTTTTTGTGATGAGTGGAAGCTTGCTCTTGAACGTGTCCCTGACACAGTAGCTTCTGAAGCTATCAAAAGTTTCATTAATGTTGTCCATGTGATATCTGTTAAACAAACTGAAGAGCTTAAGATTAAGAAGCGAACCGAAACTGCATCAAAGGAGCTTGAGAAAAAGGCATCGTCTCTCCGGAACATAGAGAGGAAGTTCTACCACTCGTACTCAATGGTTGGTATTGGACTTCCTGATTCTGGGGCTGATCATGGGCAGGTTCTAGATGCTCGGGATCCCCTTGCTGAGAAAAAATCGGAGCTTGCAGGCTGTCAAAGGCGAGTGGAAGATGAGATGTTGAGGCATGCCAAAGCAGTAGAGGTGACAAGAGCAATGACACTGAATAATATTCAAACCGGCTTGCCGGGGGTTTTTCAAGCATTGACCAGCTTTTCTGCCTTGTTTACCGAGGCACTTGACTCCGTATGCTCCTGTTCCTATCGTATCAAATAG
- the LOC107912786 gene encoding uncharacterized protein: MKDAGATNPRVQRKQMGYEEKTIAVHEEMKRMNQLPATSSYVTHYMRVLNKILQLLSIQITALQEGELELLFARLSL, from the exons ATGAAGGATGCAGGGGCCACTAATCCCAGAGTTCAAAGGAAACAAATGGGGTATGAAGAGAAGACCATTGCAGTTCACgaagaaatgaaaagaatgaatCAGCTTCCTGCGACTAGTTCTTATGTTACTCACTACATGCGTGTTCTTAACAAAATTCTTCAACTGTTGTCTATTCAA ATAACTGCTTTACAAGAAGGGGAGCTGGAGTTGCTCTTTGCTAGGTTGTCCTTATGA
- the LOC107911859 gene encoding protein HEADING DATE REPRESSOR 1, with the protein MEKEEKRKKMEVDSVPAAALEGFSPVSTTRIFWNSRKRSASGRNLDKVTEETANVTPTKQEEQTLDQDNTPDSATSSELSERRKALFEPLEPIKNINGRQPSAESLLPPPDFDAASYPKGWLIGKKRKLVNVDVVESMRRIAVQEMNRKDREIDGLNEQLEEDARCLEHLQLQLLQEKSKRSEVERENAMLQEQVSMLMNMLQEGEEGPDDHEP; encoded by the exons ATGgagaaagaagagaagaggaagaagatggagGTTGATTCAGTTCCAGCAGCAGCTTTGGAAGGGTTTTCACCAGTCTCTACAACTAGGATTTTCTGGAATTCCAGGAAAAGATCTG CTAGCGGGAGGAATTTAGACAAGGTAACAGAAGAGACTGCTAATGTGACACCCACCAAACAGGAAGAACAAACTCTTGATCAAGACAATACACCAGATTCCGCTACCTCGTCTGAACTTTCCGAGCGTCGGAAGGCTCTCTTTGAGCCACTGGAACCTATTAAAAACATCAATGGCCGGCAACCGTCAGCAGAGTCTTTGCTTCCCCCACCAGACTTCGATGCTGCGAGCTATCCAAAGGGCTGGCTAATCGGAAAGAAGAGGAAGCTGGTAAATGTTGACGTTGTTGAGAGCATGCGAAGGATTGCAGTCCAGGAAATGAATAGAAAG GACAGGGAAATTGATGGGTTGAATGAGCAGTTGGAAGAAGATGCGAGGTGCTTAGAACATCTGCAACTTCAGCTTTTACAAGAGAAAAGTAAAAGATCAGAGGTGGAGAGAGAAAACGCAATGCTTCAAGAACAGGTATCCATGCTGATGAATATGTTGCAGGAAGGTGAGGAAGGTCCAGATGATCATGAACCTTGA